One uncultured Campylobacter sp. genomic window, ACCCTTTTTATAATTGGCTTTAGCAAAAATTATCCAGCTAGCGACGTTGTCCTTATCAAGCTCGTTTGACGTAAGAGCCCATTTGATCGCATTGTCGTAGTCTTTCTTATTATACGCTTCTTCGGCTAGCGATAACGAATACTCAATCTTATTCGTCGCGTAAAATTTGCTCTCCAAGCTCTGCTTATCTTCGCTTAAATTTGAAGTTTTTATCTCAATTCTAGAACTTAGTGGAGCGCTACTTGCGGTATTTGTAGAACCTCCCGAGAAATTTGATTTAGGCGGCAATGGAGCGCGTCCAAAATCTATAACCTCATTTTTAGGTGGCTGATTTGCAAAAGCTGCGTTATTGGTATTAGGTACATTAAATGTAGGAGCATTTTGATTGCCAAAATTCTGTCCGCCAAAATTTTGACCGCCGAAATTCTGAGCCTGAGCCTGCCCGCCATAGTTTCCGCCATTTTCGTAATTATTGGTTATCTTAAACCCACCGGAATCCTCGCTGGATAGCACACCCACATCGTTTAAATTTAAGCTTGGACGTTCCTTTTCGTGCTTAGAAGTACGAGCAACTTTCGGCGCGCTGATATTATAATCTTCTTTGGAAATATTATTTTGCACTGCAAGATCTGCCGCCTGCTGCTCGGCATCACTAGCAGAATTTGTAGCACCACCCTTGTCTTCAATATTTTGATTGATACTTGCCATACTGACGCTATCGCTATCTTTAAGCAGCCAAAATATCGCTCCGATCGCAACCGAGATTAATATCAAAAGCCCCAAAATCGTCTTGTCAAATCTCAATACGAAATTCGGCTTAGATTTTAGGAAAGAAAACTGCTTTCTGTTTTTGTTATACTCTTCCCATTTTTTTTCAAGTTCGTTTACTTCGTAAAATTCAAGCATTTATTATCCCCGAGCCTATCGCTGCCATCTCTATGATTTTATTATTAATCTGCGAAAAACTAATTTCCGTAGGTTTATTTACCTCGTAATACTCAAAAAGCTCATACATCTTATACATAAGCTTGTTGATATTCCTCATATTACCGTCCGTTAAATTTAAAATCAAATCGAAATTATCGTCGCTAAACATAAAATAGTATTGTTGAAAGCCATGAAGCACAAGCTTTTTTTCAATATACAGCTTGACTTCGCCTAAATTTGAATTAGGAAGCTCGATGCTCTCCCAAATTCTAGTTTTAAAATAATCCTTTGCGAGGCGATCTTCCTCGTCGGTCTTATGCACCGTAAATAAAAATTTAAATAGTCTAGTATCTGCCATAAGACGAATTTTTTCTATCAAATTCCCAGGATACAGCTGAGCCTCATCAAGCAAAATAACGACCTGCTCTACCGCCCCTACGTTCGTAGAAATTCCAAATCTCTCTCTGTAAACCCGCATAAAATTTTCATAATTATCAATCGGCTCGCTAGGAGTTGAATGAAAAATCTGCGAATACAGCTCTAAGAAAAATTCTTTCTCATCAAAAAACGGCTGCGGTACAAATACGACTCTTACCTTTTTTTCAAGATCAACCTTGATCTTATTAAGCAAAAATGTCTTGCCACAGCCCGGTTTGCCGTAAAAAAGTATAAGTTTTAACGGCTTTTGCAAAGCATTTAAAATTTTATGATAAGCAAGGGTCGATTTATCGAGATTAACGAAGTCCGAGACTTCGTTATCCTCGATAAAAATTTCCTTGATCGCCGTATAGTTATTACTCATTTTCGTAGATGGATTTTGAGTAACCTAGCTCTTTAAGCGAAGTAGCAAGCGGCGCGCCGGTATTGTCGATGATATGTGGAGTTACTACGAAGATTAGCTCCGACGTGCTCAAAACATCGGCAGTGCTTTTGAAAAGATTTCCGATTAATGGAATTTCGGCTAGCACAGGCACTCTAGTATTATTCTTGGACTTAGTTGCGCCGATTAAACCACCTAAAATTACAGTATCGCCATCATCTACCCAAACTACACTAGAGAGTTTCTTTTGCAAAGTATCAGGTGCGATATCTCTTCTGCCATTCTCTCTCCTTACATTATCCTCTGCATATTTAAGAGAGCTTAAAGATGGATTAATTCGTAGCATAATCCTATTATCATCTGAAATTTCAGGTAAGATATTCAAAAGAATACCTACAAATATCGAATACTGATCGTCCGACTGAGTATCTCCACCTTGATAATCGCCTGTAGTAGTAGATTTCAATACGTAGTTAATGGTATCACCTACAGAGATAATAGCAGGCTGATTATTCATCGTAGTTACTTTAGGGCTTGAAATAATCTTGGTTTTGCCTTTAGTCTCTAGGAAGTTAATCAAACCGTCGATATTGAAATTTAGATTAGCTCCTATCGTCCAAGTTCCGTGAGTATCGCTAGCCTTTCCTCTATTTCCGTTATCTATGTGATAGCCTGAAAGTTTCTTTGGATCTCCGCCTACATAGGTATTAAATCCTAGTTGAAATTTACTCCAATCAATACCGGTAGTGTATTCGTTATTTAGCTCGACAGATATGATATTTACGTCTAGCAAGACTTGGCGACTAAGGCGTTTTTGCATACCGCTTAGATATCTATCTACGCGAGCTATCTGAGACTTCATAGCAGTAACGGTTACTAAACCGGCATTTTGATTTATAATAGGAGCGACTGCGACGTATTTTTCGGTACCGTTATTTAGAACAGAGGTGATTTCTTCGCTAATCTTCTCCCAAAAATCAAATTTCTCTTTGGTAGTGATCTTATTATCTTCTTTATTTTCTTTATCGTCGCTATCATCCACTTTCGTAGGTGCAGAATCGACAGAAGATTTAGTAACAGCAGTGCCTTCTCTAATAGAGGTGATGTAATCCACCTTAAAAGTCCTAGTCTCTAGTGCTGAAATTTTTAATATACCATGAGAATACTCATAGCTTAGATTATTCTCTTTTATGAGTAGATCTAAAACTTCGCGCAAAGAAAGGTCTTTGATACTTACGCCTTGCAGCGGTTTACTCATCTCCTCTTGAGCGATAGCATCTTTTGCTACCACCGAAAAGCGGCACATATCGGATAGCTGAGTTAGCATCTCGTTTAGCGTAACGGTATCGTTAATCTTAATATTTAGCGCCTTCCTATCGCAGTTACCTGTAGTTGCGGGAGCGGCATATAGACTAGTAGCCGTAACAGACAAAGCAAGCATAGCAGCTATGCTAAGCTTTTTACTTATATGTAATAATGACATTTTGACTTCCTTGTTTTAGTGTTAATTCGACTTTATTTTCATCGTCGTTGGTAATAATAACGCTATTGCCCGTTATTTGCACGATCTTATATGAGCCTACATACTCGCCCAAACCATACCACTTATCGTTTAGCTTAACCTTATCGCCCATAATACCTACTAGCTGATAACCTAGATCCACCTGCTGATTAGCTTCTCTAGGTGCATTAGCTTCTTTAGGATAAAACGGATCTTGCAAAGAAGCTATCTGCTCATCGCTAAGACCCACTCTAGGTTTGCTAAGATCATCAAATATCGCATCGTATTTAGCTTTATAGGCTCCATTACTAGGCGCCACCGTCTGATTATTATCTACAGCAAATAGAGCAGTAGAAAGTAGCAAAGAGCATAAAATTAACTTTTTCATTAGTAATTTACTCCCCAGATAGATATACCGATGCTTCCACCGATTTTGCCATTTTTAGTGGCATTGATATCCATCTTATTTACATCTACGATCATCTCCGATTGTTCGATAAGGTTGATATACCTAAGGACATTCGAAAACGCTCCTTCAAATTTCACATCTATATCCAGCAAGGCTTCAGGTTGAAAAATCTGTTTGATGCTAGGCTCCCTTCTATCGCTGTGAATAGCGTAAATTTTAATATTGTTATTCTCTGCGATCGTTGAGAGACTATCCATAAATTTAGCCCAGTTCTTTTCATTATAGGTAAGCTTTGAAATTTCTTTTAGCTTACCGTCTAGATACCCACGCTCTTCAATAATATTGTTAAGGTTGGTCCTAGCACCATTGAGTATATTGCGCTTATTATCAACGAAAGCTTTAGGATCACCGCCGAAGAACTCATTATATTCTCTTTGTGCGCCTTCAAGCTTAGTCGTGGCAGTACTTAGATTTGTTTCACTCTCCTCTAAATACGGATCCGCATAGCTACTCAAAATAAAGTAAGCTACCACACCTACAAACAATAAAGCTATGTAAAAATAGTTATTTGCACTATTTCCCTTGGAGGCAAACCATTGATCAAGCTGATCTAATGAACTTTTCTTTTTCATTATCTAACCTCCACACTGATATTGCTATCGTAAAAGACAGTTTTATTACCCTCTTGTAGCGCGATTGTTTTAGTATCCACGCCATACACCTCTTTTTTACTGATATCCTCTAAAAGCTCGGTCATCTGCTTATCGTTTTTGGTGCGCACCTGAACAGTCAGAGTCCTATTCTCATCACCGATCCTAACCATATTGCCCTTATTTTTAACGACCATATTGGTTAGCTCAAAAATAGAAACACCCTTCATAGCGTAATTATTTTTCTTATCTAAGATAGCATTAATTAGATCGCGCCTGTCATTAAGCTCCTTGCCGCTCTTAGCAGCCTGGGCATTTACCTCTTTAGTCTCTTTATCCAAACGCGCATTTTCTGCTCTAGCAGGAACCATCTGATCTTCTAAACCCTGATATTCGCTAGTTTTATCGTTAGCTACCATATTATTATAATATCCATAGCCGAAGTTATACGCAGGATACGCAGCGCCAAGTAAGCAGCCTAGCAGCATATAGCCTATCAGCTTGCCGGTTGATCTTTGAGTCAAAGGCGGAGGTCTCATAAACGGCGAGTAGTTGTGATCGTCGTCTTTAGTAACCAAATAATCTTGACCTACCAAGAACATCAAAATATCTAGCTGAGTGAGCGGATAATCTTTTGCGTTGATTGCAACATTAAAATTAAAATCCTTGTATCTTAGCTTTAGATTATTTTCTACAAAAACCTCGATCGCAGGAATTTTACCGATATCCGTTCCGATATAAACGTTTTGAATATTGACGTTGTAAATTTTACTGATACCGTTCAACACGTCGTTAATGTAGTAAAACATATCGTCAAAAATTTGGATCATGTAATCGCGTTCGGTCGGATTTTCTAAATTTACTCCCTGTTTGGAGAGCAATCTATAAAAGCTCTCTTCATCGACTCTACTACCGACTAGCTCGACATATTTTTCATGCAAGAATTTTAGGTTATATCTTACTTGGCGGGATTGAAAATATTCGCCGTTTTGATACACTACCAAAAACGCATCGTCGCGTTGCAAGTAGATGAAGCAGTCGATTCCGTCGCGAGTTAGGACGCCTCTATTATACAAGCCCTCGTATAAAAACGGAGCCATAGCCACATAGTCGATGTAGTTCGTCCTAGCGGCGATCGCATCGAATTCTGAAGTGAGTTTGGCATTATCTACGACAAAGACATTGAAAATTCTATCATCGCCGCCAGCGCCTATTACCTCACTATAAGTGATTTTGTAATCCAAAGCGGTGTCAAGCCCCAGCTCCTCATACACCTTAACGACGATCGCATCTAAAAGATCCGCGTCCTCTACCGATCTGCTTATCTCGACCGTCGCAGTCATTATATCCTTATACGGAATATATGAGACGTAAGTTTCCTTCGCACGATTCGCTTTTGAGAAGTCGTGCTCGAAAACTTCATTCTCACTTAGACCGAATATGGTTTGCGTGACTTTGTTAATCGCAACAATCGAACTAGCATTTTTACTATTCTTTGCCATAACACTCCACTTCCAAATGAAATTTTCTACGCTGCTAATACTAATAGAAATAAAATAAAATGTCAATAGATAAAATCGGTTTTTACCCTAAATTCGTCATTTTTCCAGCTTTTTTTTACAAAAACTGTTAATTTTAAGTAAATTTTGACCTTAGA contains:
- a CDS encoding ATP-binding protein produces the protein MSNNYTAIKEIFIEDNEVSDFVNLDKSTLAYHKILNALQKPLKLILFYGKPGCGKTFLLNKIKVDLEKKVRVVFVPQPFFDEKEFFLELYSQIFHSTPSEPIDNYENFMRVYRERFGISTNVGAVEQVVILLDEAQLYPGNLIEKIRLMADTRLFKFLFTVHKTDEEDRLAKDYFKTRIWESIELPNSNLGEVKLYIEKKLVLHGFQQYYFMFSDDNFDLILNLTDGNMRNINKLMYKMYELFEYYEVNKPTEISFSQINNKIIEMAAIGSGIINA
- the mshL gene encoding pilus (MSHA type) biogenesis protein MshL, whose protein sequence is MSLLHISKKLSIAAMLALSVTATSLYAAPATTGNCDRKALNIKINDTVTLNEMLTQLSDMCRFSVVAKDAIAQEEMSKPLQGVSIKDLSLREVLDLLIKENNLSYEYSHGILKISALETRTFKVDYITSIREGTAVTKSSVDSAPTKVDDSDDKENKEDNKITTKEKFDFWEKISEEITSVLNNGTEKYVAVAPIINQNAGLVTVTAMKSQIARVDRYLSGMQKRLSRQVLLDVNIISVELNNEYTTGIDWSKFQLGFNTYVGGDPKKLSGYHIDNGNRGKASDTHGTWTIGANLNFNIDGLINFLETKGKTKIISSPKVTTMNNQPAIISVGDTINYVLKSTTTGDYQGGDTQSDDQYSIFVGILLNILPEISDDNRIMLRINPSLSSLKYAEDNVRRENGRRDIAPDTLQKKLSSVVWVDDGDTVILGGLIGATKSKNNTRVPVLAEIPLIGNLFKSTADVLSTSELIFVVTPHIIDNTGAPLATSLKELGYSKSIYENE